One window from the genome of Longimicrobium sp. encodes:
- a CDS encoding rhomboid family intramembrane serine protease → MSHQIRSFSRELRLHAWVLAGMLLVMWGLEVADVLVFGGALDAYGIHPRETDKLAGIAFAPFLHAGFAHLVSNTVPLLIFGWVILLHAVRDFAVVSLLSALVGGTGVWLVGAPGSVHLGASVLVFGFFGFLLLRGWFRRSFASIALSVAVFLMYGGLIFGVLPGQVGISWEGHLFGFIGGGLAAWLLSGLDRQRALAAQRETAALPHI, encoded by the coding sequence ATGAGCCACCAGATCCGCTCCTTCAGCCGCGAGCTGCGCCTCCACGCCTGGGTGCTCGCCGGCATGCTCCTGGTGATGTGGGGGCTGGAGGTCGCCGACGTCCTGGTCTTCGGCGGGGCGCTGGACGCGTACGGCATCCACCCGCGCGAGACCGACAAGCTGGCGGGGATCGCGTTCGCGCCGTTCCTGCACGCGGGCTTCGCGCACCTGGTGAGCAACACGGTGCCGCTCCTCATCTTCGGCTGGGTGATCCTGCTGCACGCCGTGCGCGACTTCGCGGTGGTGTCGCTCCTCTCGGCGCTGGTGGGCGGGACGGGCGTGTGGCTGGTGGGCGCGCCGGGGAGCGTGCACCTGGGCGCCAGCGTGCTGGTGTTCGGCTTTTTCGGCTTCCTCCTGCTGCGCGGCTGGTTCCGCCGCAGCTTCGCCTCCATCGCACTCTCCGTCGCCGTCTTCCTGATGTACGGCGGGCTGATCTTCGGCGTGCTCCCGGGCCAGGTCGGCATCTCCTGGGAGGGCCACCTCTTCGGCTTCATCGGCGGCGGCCTGGCCGCGTGGCTCCTCTCCGGACTGGATCGCCAGCGGGCCCTCGCGGCACAACGCGAAACTGCCGCGCTTCCGCACATCTGA
- a CDS encoding DUF2442 domain-containing protein, with translation MFLHVTRATHLGEYELRIEFNDGSTKDVDLSGELYGEVFEPLRDPELFRRGALNPETGTVEWPNGADFAPEFLHQIGRPVQRVA, from the coding sequence ATGTTCCTGCACGTCACCAGAGCGACCCATCTCGGGGAATACGAGCTGCGCATCGAGTTCAACGACGGCTCGACGAAGGACGTCGACCTGTCGGGCGAGCTGTATGGCGAGGTGTTCGAGCCGCTCAGGGATCCGGAGCTCTTCCGCCGGGGCGCCCTGAACCCGGAGACCGGCACCGTCGAGTGGCCGAACGGGGCGGACTTCGCCCCCGAGTTCCTGCACCAGATCGGCAGGCCGGTCCAGCGGGTGGCCTGA